In Esox lucius isolate fEsoLuc1 chromosome 6, fEsoLuc1.pri, whole genome shotgun sequence, the following proteins share a genomic window:
- the LOC109614603 gene encoding polymeric immunoglobulin receptor isoform X1, giving the protein MAYYLSFLILIILSRGSGVQAAASSVSTVSKLSVEKGKSITVPCRYDQRYRQYFKYWCRGDYWNSCSTLAHTNQPKISGTVLISDDNTQTIFSVTMLDLKPEDSGYYWCAVETTGQDLRSYLHLSVTSGSPGLYVEQQLVTGVEGGSVTVHCYYSNIVAKRWLWCKMGIYYAPILGRYSGMLDGTYVTSHQTIDQNKRHILTVTLNRLKMRDTGWYWCSNGDLQMPVHVTVNQPTTTQRTTPESTTTSTSTSTTVIPTVNHVTKTQTATFISEYLDVQTGGSITIPCHYDQKYIRYVKYWCKGSWDFCKYAARTDKTMGTKTSISDDLIRRVFTVTMTVLTPADSDYYWCAVEINKGPDIRIQRFYLSVTETQSPDNPQTSSTSTSGPVVNTSHRTDSSSGLVEDNATQEVEGRKQKKYHQWLDDLKILLIPLVMLLVLIAGVLVAWKMWRKHGNKKANDQPTNTACDPFPGDDASNVTYSTIALKRKTQQDLQTKSVCAPLLQAEPEDNVVYSSVAHHLTRKATEPDDNVLYSSIVL; this is encoded by the exons ATGGCTTATTATCTttccttcctcatcctcatcatcttATCAAGAGGCTCAG GTGTTCAGGCAGCAGCATCAAGTGTATCCACCGTGAGTAAATTGTCTGTGGAAAAAGGAAAGTCCATCACGGTCCCATGTCGTTATGACCAGAGATACCGACAGTATTTCAAATATTGGTGTCGAGGGGATTACTGGAATTCTTGTTCTACTCTTGCACACACGAATCAACCAAAGATTTCTGGGACAGTATTGATCTCTGACGACAACACCCAAACAATTTTCTCTGTGACAATGCTGGATCTGAAGCCAGAAGACTCTGGGTATTACTGGTGTGCTGTGGAGACGACAGGACAAGATCTAAGATCGTACTTGCACCTGTCAGTTACCTCAG GTTCTCCAGGACTCTATGTGGAGCAACAACTGGTGACTGGAGTGGAAGGAGGGAGTGTCACTGTCCATTGTTACTATAGTAACATTGTAGCTAAGAGGTGGTTGTGGTGTAAAATGGGTATCTATTACGCCCCCATTTTGGGAAGATACTCTGGGATGTTAGATGGAACATATGTGACCTCACACCAGACCATTGATCAGAACAAGAGACACATTTTAACTGTAACTCTGAATAGACTGAAGATGAGGGACACTGGCTGGTACTGGTGTTCTAATGGGGATTTACAGATGCCTGTTCATGTCACTGTCAATCAGCCAACCACAACACAGAGGACCACACCTGAATCCACCACTACATCTACCTCCACCTCTACCACTGTCATTCCCACTGTCAATCATGTGACCAAAACACAGACTGCAACCTTTATTA GTGAGTATCTGGATGTACAGACCGGAGGTTCTATCACCATCCCATGTCACTATGATCAGAAATATATACGCTACGTCAAATACTGGTGTAAAGGATCTTGGGATTTCTGCAAATATGCTGCACGCACAGACAAAACTATGGGAACTAAGACCTCGATATCAGATGACCTCATACGGAGAGTCTTCACTGTGACCATGACTGTTCTGACCCCAGCGGACTCTGACTATTACTGGTGCGCTGTGGAGATAAATAAAGGACCAGATATCAGGATACAACGGTTCTACCTATCTGTCACAG AAACCCAATCACCAGACAATCCACAAACATCTTCCACTTCAACTTCTGGCCCTGTGGTGAACACTTCTCATCGTACTGACAGCTCTTCTGGTCTTGTAGAAGACAACGCCACCCAAGAAGTTGAGGGTAGAAAACAGAAGAAATACCACCAATG GTTGGATGATCTGAAAATCCTGTTGATTCCTCTGGTCATGTTGCTGGTGTTGATAGCTGGTGTCCTAGTAGCATGGAAGATGTGGAGAAAGCATG GAAACAAAAAAGCCAATGACCAGCCAACCAATACAGCG TGTGACCCATTTCCCGGTGATGATGCAAGTAATGTCACATACAGTACTATTGCCCTCAAGAGAAAGACCCAGCAAGATTTACAGACCAAG TCTGTTTGTGCTCCTCTGTTACAGGCAGAACCAGAGGATAATGTGGTCTACAGTTCAGTAGCCCACCACCTGACCAGAAAG GCAACAGAACCAGATGATAATGTCCTCTACAGTTCAATAGTCCTATAG
- the LOC109614603 gene encoding polymeric immunoglobulin receptor isoform X2 has translation MAYYLSFLILIILSRGSGVQAAASSVSTVSKLSVEKGKSITVPCRYDQRYRQYFKYWCRGDYWNSCSTLAHTNQPKISGTVLISDDNTQTIFSVTMLDLKPEDSGYYWCAVETTGQDLRSYLHLSVTSGSPGLYVEQQLVTGVEGGSVTVHCYYSNIVAKRWLWCKMGIYYAPILGRYSGMLDGTYVTSHQTIDQNKRHILTVTLNRLKMRDTGWYWCSNGDLQMPVHVTVNQPTTTQRTTPESTTTSTSTSTTVIPTVNHVTKTQTATFISEYLDVQTGGSITIPCHYDQKYIRYVKYWCKGSWDFCKYAARTDKTMGTKTSISDDLIRRVFTVTMTVLTPADSDYYWCAVEINKGPDIRIQRFYLSVTETQSPDNPQTSSTSTSGPVVNTSHRTDSSSGLVEDNATQEVEGRKQKKYHQWLDDLKILLIPLVMLLVLIAGVLVAWKMWRKHGNKKANDQPTNTACDPFPGDDASNVTYSTIALKRKTQQDLQTKAEPEDNVVYSSVAHHLTRKATEPDDNVLYSSIVL, from the exons ATGGCTTATTATCTttccttcctcatcctcatcatcttATCAAGAGGCTCAG GTGTTCAGGCAGCAGCATCAAGTGTATCCACCGTGAGTAAATTGTCTGTGGAAAAAGGAAAGTCCATCACGGTCCCATGTCGTTATGACCAGAGATACCGACAGTATTTCAAATATTGGTGTCGAGGGGATTACTGGAATTCTTGTTCTACTCTTGCACACACGAATCAACCAAAGATTTCTGGGACAGTATTGATCTCTGACGACAACACCCAAACAATTTTCTCTGTGACAATGCTGGATCTGAAGCCAGAAGACTCTGGGTATTACTGGTGTGCTGTGGAGACGACAGGACAAGATCTAAGATCGTACTTGCACCTGTCAGTTACCTCAG GTTCTCCAGGACTCTATGTGGAGCAACAACTGGTGACTGGAGTGGAAGGAGGGAGTGTCACTGTCCATTGTTACTATAGTAACATTGTAGCTAAGAGGTGGTTGTGGTGTAAAATGGGTATCTATTACGCCCCCATTTTGGGAAGATACTCTGGGATGTTAGATGGAACATATGTGACCTCACACCAGACCATTGATCAGAACAAGAGACACATTTTAACTGTAACTCTGAATAGACTGAAGATGAGGGACACTGGCTGGTACTGGTGTTCTAATGGGGATTTACAGATGCCTGTTCATGTCACTGTCAATCAGCCAACCACAACACAGAGGACCACACCTGAATCCACCACTACATCTACCTCCACCTCTACCACTGTCATTCCCACTGTCAATCATGTGACCAAAACACAGACTGCAACCTTTATTA GTGAGTATCTGGATGTACAGACCGGAGGTTCTATCACCATCCCATGTCACTATGATCAGAAATATATACGCTACGTCAAATACTGGTGTAAAGGATCTTGGGATTTCTGCAAATATGCTGCACGCACAGACAAAACTATGGGAACTAAGACCTCGATATCAGATGACCTCATACGGAGAGTCTTCACTGTGACCATGACTGTTCTGACCCCAGCGGACTCTGACTATTACTGGTGCGCTGTGGAGATAAATAAAGGACCAGATATCAGGATACAACGGTTCTACCTATCTGTCACAG AAACCCAATCACCAGACAATCCACAAACATCTTCCACTTCAACTTCTGGCCCTGTGGTGAACACTTCTCATCGTACTGACAGCTCTTCTGGTCTTGTAGAAGACAACGCCACCCAAGAAGTTGAGGGTAGAAAACAGAAGAAATACCACCAATG GTTGGATGATCTGAAAATCCTGTTGATTCCTCTGGTCATGTTGCTGGTGTTGATAGCTGGTGTCCTAGTAGCATGGAAGATGTGGAGAAAGCATG GAAACAAAAAAGCCAATGACCAGCCAACCAATACAGCG TGTGACCCATTTCCCGGTGATGATGCAAGTAATGTCACATACAGTACTATTGCCCTCAAGAGAAAGACCCAGCAAGATTTACAGACCAAG GCAGAACCAGAGGATAATGTGGTCTACAGTTCAGTAGCCCACCACCTGACCAGAAAG GCAACAGAACCAGATGATAATGTCCTCTACAGTTCAATAGTCCTATAG